In a single window of the Streptomyces sp. NBC_00285 genome:
- the thrB gene encoding homoserine kinase gives MAGPAFRAAAVRVRVPATSANLGPGFDALGLSLGLYDDVVVRVADSGLLIDIAGEGSETLPRDENHLLVRSLRTAFDLLGGQPRGLEIVCANRIPHGRGLGSSSAAICAGIVAARAVTIGGEARLDDTALLELATEIEGHPDNVAACLLGGFTLSWMEGGAARAIRTEPADSVVPVVFVPGKAVLTETARGLLPRTVPHVDAAANAGRAALLVEALTRRPELLLPATEDRLHQDYRAPAMPESAALVERLRADGIPAVISGAGPTVLALADADSADKVAHLAGEGWAANRLQLDAHGACVLPLAAAGDIGQ, from the coding sequence ATGGCCGGTCCCGCCTTCCGTGCCGCCGCCGTCCGGGTGCGCGTCCCCGCCACCAGCGCCAACCTCGGACCGGGCTTCGACGCCCTCGGCCTCTCACTGGGGCTCTACGACGACGTGGTCGTCCGGGTGGCCGACTCCGGGCTGCTCATCGACATCGCCGGGGAGGGGAGCGAGACGCTCCCGCGCGACGAGAACCACCTTCTCGTACGTTCCCTGCGCACCGCCTTCGACCTGCTGGGCGGCCAGCCGCGCGGCCTGGAGATCGTCTGCGCCAACCGCATCCCGCACGGCCGTGGCCTGGGCTCCTCCTCGGCCGCCATCTGCGCCGGCATCGTCGCCGCGCGCGCCGTGACCATAGGCGGCGAGGCCCGGCTCGACGACACGGCGCTCCTGGAGCTCGCCACCGAGATCGAGGGCCACCCCGACAACGTGGCGGCCTGTCTGCTCGGCGGTTTCACGCTCTCCTGGATGGAGGGCGGCGCCGCCCGGGCGATCAGGACGGAGCCCGCCGATTCCGTCGTTCCGGTGGTTTTCGTGCCCGGGAAAGCAGTTCTGACGGAGACCGCGCGCGGTCTGCTCCCGCGCACCGTGCCGCACGTCGACGCCGCCGCCAACGCGGGCCGTGCCGCGCTGCTCGTCGAGGCCCTCACCAGGCGCCCCGAGCTGCTGCTGCCGGCCACCGAGGACCGTCTCCACCAGGACTACCGCGCTCCCGCCATGCCGGAGAGCGCCGCGCTGGTGGAGCGGCTGCGGGCCGACGGGATCCCGGCGGTCATCTCGGGGGCGGGGCCCACCGTGCTCGCGCTGGCCGACGCGGACAGCGCCGACAAGGTGGCCCATCTGGCAGGGGAGGGTTGGGCAGCCAACCGGTTGCAACTCGACGCCCACGGCGCATGCGTGCTGCCGCTCGCGGCGGCCGGAGATATCGGACAGTGA
- the thrC gene encoding threonine synthase, which yields MTHQWRGIIEEYRDRLPVSDTTPVVSLREGGTPLVLAQVLSERTGCEVHLKVEGANPTGSFKDRGMTMAITRAKEEGAKAVICASTGNTSASAAAYAVRAGMVCAVLVPQGKIALGKMGQALIHGAKILQVDGNFDDCLTLARALSDNYPVALVNSVNPVRIEGQKTAAFEIVDMLGDAPDVHVLPVGNAGNITAYWKGYKEYAADGIAARTPRMWGFQASGSAPIVRGEVVKDPSTIATAIRIGNPASWQYALAAKEESGGFIDEVTDREILRAYRLLAAQEGVFVEPASAASVAGLLKAAEQGKVDPGQRIVCTVTGNGLKDPDWAVAGAPQPVTVPVDAATAAERLGLS from the coding sequence GGCGCGGAATCATCGAGGAGTACCGGGACCGGCTGCCCGTCTCCGACACCACGCCGGTCGTGTCGCTCCGTGAGGGCGGCACGCCCCTCGTGCTCGCCCAGGTGCTCTCCGAGCGCACCGGGTGCGAGGTCCACCTCAAGGTGGAGGGCGCCAACCCCACCGGTTCCTTCAAGGACCGCGGCATGACCATGGCCATCACGCGGGCCAAGGAGGAGGGCGCGAAGGCGGTCATCTGCGCCTCCACCGGCAACACGTCGGCGAGCGCCGCCGCCTATGCCGTACGCGCGGGCATGGTCTGTGCCGTGCTCGTCCCGCAGGGCAAGATCGCGCTCGGCAAGATGGGGCAGGCCCTCATCCACGGCGCGAAGATCCTCCAGGTCGACGGCAACTTCGACGACTGCCTCACCCTGGCCCGCGCCCTGAGCGACAACTACCCGGTGGCGCTGGTGAATTCGGTCAACCCGGTGCGCATCGAGGGCCAGAAGACAGCCGCCTTCGAGATCGTGGACATGCTCGGCGACGCGCCCGACGTCCACGTCCTGCCGGTCGGCAACGCGGGCAACATCACCGCGTACTGGAAGGGGTACAAGGAGTACGCCGCCGACGGTATCGCCGCCAGGACTCCCCGGATGTGGGGCTTCCAGGCCTCCGGCAGTGCCCCGATCGTGCGCGGCGAGGTCGTCAAGGACCCCTCGACCATCGCCACCGCCATCCGTATCGGCAACCCCGCCTCCTGGCAGTACGCCCTCGCGGCGAAGGAGGAGTCCGGCGGGTTCATCGACGAGGTGACGGACCGTGAGATCCTGCGCGCCTACCGGCTGTTGGCCGCTCAGGAGGGCGTCTTCGTGGAGCCCGCCTCCGCAGCCTCGGTGGCCGGTCTGCTGAAGGCCGCGGAGCAGGGCAAGGTCGATCCGGGGCAGCGCATCGTCTGCACGGTCACCGGTAACGGTCTGAAGGACCCCGACTGGGCCGTCGCCGGCGCCCCGCAGCCCGTCACCGTCCCGGTCGACGCGGCGACGGCGGCCGAACGCCTCGGCCTTTCCTGA
- the prmC gene encoding peptide chain release factor N(5)-glutamine methyltransferase, giving the protein MNLLLAEVAQATQRLADAGVPSPRNDAEELAAFVHGVKRGELHSVKNADFDARYWETIARREQREPLQHITGLAYFRYLELQVGPGVFVPRPETESVVGWAIDAVRAMDVVEPCIVDLCTGSGAIALALAQEVPRSRVHAVELSEDALRWTRKNVEGSRVDLRQGNALDAFPDLDGHVDLVISNPPYIPLTEWEYVAPEARDYDPELALFSGEDGLDLIRGLERTAHRLLRPGGVVVIEHADTQGGQVPWIFTEERGWADAADHPDLNNRPRFATARRAMP; this is encoded by the coding sequence GTGAACCTGCTGCTCGCAGAGGTGGCCCAGGCCACCCAGCGGCTGGCCGACGCCGGCGTGCCCTCGCCGCGCAACGACGCGGAGGAGCTCGCCGCGTTCGTGCACGGCGTGAAGCGGGGCGAGCTGCACTCCGTGAAGAACGCCGACTTCGACGCCCGCTACTGGGAGACCATCGCGCGCCGTGAACAGCGCGAGCCCCTCCAGCACATCACCGGCCTCGCCTATTTCCGCTACCTCGAACTCCAGGTGGGGCCCGGCGTGTTCGTGCCGCGCCCCGAGACCGAGTCCGTGGTCGGCTGGGCCATAGACGCCGTCCGCGCGATGGACGTCGTCGAGCCGTGCATCGTCGACCTGTGCACCGGCTCCGGCGCCATCGCGCTCGCCCTCGCCCAGGAGGTCCCGCGCTCCCGCGTGCACGCCGTGGAGCTGTCCGAGGACGCCCTGCGCTGGACCCGCAAGAACGTCGAGGGCTCCAGGGTCGACCTGCGGCAGGGCAACGCCCTGGACGCCTTCCCCGACCTCGACGGCCATGTCGACCTGGTGATCTCCAACCCGCCCTACATCCCGCTCACCGAGTGGGAGTACGTCGCTCCCGAGGCGCGGGACTACGATCCCGAACTCGCCCTGTTCTCCGGCGAGGACGGCCTCGACCTCATCCGCGGTCTGGAGCGCACCGCGCATCGGCTCCTGCGCCCCGGCGGCGTCGTCGTCATCGAGCACGCAGACACCCAGGGCGGCCAGGTGCCGTGGATCTTCACCGAGGAGCGGGGCTGGGCCGACGCGGCCGACCACCCCGACCTCAACAACCGCCCCCGGTTCGCGACGGCCCGCAGGGCGATGCCGTGA
- a CDS encoding arsenate reductase/protein-tyrosine-phosphatase family protein — protein MTAPDAGRGIWDGEETRTFTGLPHDSFRILHVSTGNVCRSPITERLTRHALADRLGDPLWGGVVVESAGTWGHEGAPMEANAEAVLAEFGADASGFTGRELLDEHVIMADLVLTATRDHRQQVISMGHSAGLRTFTLKEFTRLVKAIDPATLPPLEDEGLVIRARALVRAAAALRGWLLAPTAEADEVFDPYGAPLPFFRSIGDEINEALDPVVTALTGVPARA, from the coding sequence TTGACGGCCCCTGACGCGGGGCGTGGCATATGGGACGGGGAAGAGACGCGGACCTTCACAGGGCTCCCGCATGACAGCTTCCGCATCCTCCACGTCAGCACCGGCAACGTGTGCCGCTCGCCGATCACCGAGCGGCTGACCCGGCATGCCCTGGCGGACCGGCTCGGCGACCCGCTGTGGGGCGGCGTCGTCGTGGAGAGCGCGGGGACCTGGGGCCACGAGGGTGCGCCCATGGAGGCCAACGCGGAGGCGGTCCTGGCCGAATTCGGCGCGGACGCCTCCGGCTTCACCGGGCGCGAGCTGCTCGACGAGCACGTCATCATGGCCGACCTGGTCCTGACGGCCACCCGGGACCACCGCCAGCAGGTGATCTCGATGGGCCACTCCGCGGGCCTGCGCACCTTCACCCTGAAGGAGTTCACCCGCCTGGTGAAGGCAATAGACCCCGCGACCCTGCCGCCGCTGGAGGACGAGGGCCTGGTGATCCGCGCCCGGGCCCTGGTCCGTGCCGCGGCGGCTCTACGCGGGTGGCTCCTGGCCCCGACCGCCGAGGCCGACGAGGTCTTCGACCCGTACGGCGCGCCGCTGCCCTTCTTCCGCTCGATCGGGGACGAGATAAACGAGGCACTGGACCCGGTGGTGACGGCGCTGACCGGCGTCCCCGCGCGCGCGTGA
- the prfA gene encoding peptide chain release factor 1: MFEAVEELVGEHADLETKLADPSVHSDQANARKLNKRYAELTPIVATYRSWKQTGDDIETAKEFAADDPDFVAEVKELERTREELTEKLRLLLVPRDPNDDKDVILEVKAGAGGDESALFAGDLLRMYLRYAERVGWKTEIIDATESELGGYKDVQVAVKTKGGNGATEPGQGVWARLKYEGGVHRVQRVPATESQGRIHTSAAGVLVTPEAEEVDVEINANDLRIDVYRSSGPGGQSVNTTDSAVRITHIPTGVVASCQNEKSQLQNKEQAMRILRSRLLAAAVEEAEREAADARRSQVRTVDRSEKIRTYNFPENRLSDHRVGFKSYNLDQVLDGDLDAVIQACVDADSAAKLAAA; encoded by the coding sequence ATGTTCGAGGCCGTCGAGGAACTCGTCGGTGAGCACGCCGACCTGGAGACGAAGCTCGCGGACCCGTCGGTCCACTCCGACCAGGCCAACGCCCGCAAGCTGAACAAGCGTTACGCGGAGCTCACCCCGATCGTCGCCACGTACCGTTCCTGGAAGCAGACCGGCGACGACATCGAGACGGCGAAGGAATTCGCCGCCGACGACCCGGACTTCGTGGCCGAGGTCAAGGAGCTGGAGAGGACGCGCGAGGAGCTGACGGAGAAGCTGCGGCTTCTTCTCGTGCCGCGTGACCCCAACGACGACAAGGACGTCATCCTCGAGGTCAAGGCGGGCGCGGGCGGCGACGAGTCGGCCCTGTTCGCCGGCGACCTCCTGCGGATGTACCTCCGGTACGCCGAGCGCGTCGGCTGGAAGACCGAGATCATCGACGCCACCGAGTCCGAGCTGGGCGGCTACAAGGACGTCCAGGTCGCGGTGAAGACCAAGGGCGGCAACGGCGCCACCGAGCCCGGCCAGGGCGTCTGGGCCCGTCTGAAGTACGAGGGCGGCGTGCACCGCGTGCAGCGCGTGCCTGCCACCGAGTCCCAGGGCCGTATCCACACCTCCGCCGCCGGTGTCCTCGTCACACCCGAGGCCGAGGAGGTCGACGTCGAGATCAACGCGAACGATCTGCGCATCGACGTGTACCGCTCCTCGGGGCCCGGCGGGCAGTCCGTCAACACGACCGACTCCGCCGTGCGCATCACGCACATTCCCACCGGAGTCGTCGCCTCCTGCCAGAACGAGAAGAGCCAGCTGCAGAACAAGGAGCAGGCGATGCGTATCCTGCGCTCCAGGCTCCTCGCGGCAGCCGTGGAGGAAGCGGAGAGGGAGGCCGCCGACGCCCGCCGCAGCCAGGTCCGCACCGTCGACCGCTCCGAGAAGATCCGCACGTACAACTTCCCGGAGAATCGCCTCTCGGACCACCGCGTCGGCTTCAAGTCGTACAACCTCGACCAGGTGCTGGACGGCGACCTCGATGCCGTCATCCAGGCCTGTGTCGACGCTGACTCGGCGGCGAAGCTGGCGGCCGCGTAA
- a CDS encoding trypsin-like serine protease, with amino-acid sequence MSGGAGRLRRRVRVVLPVAVAAALLTTSANAATVTPEPKAPATAVSSPSQAELEKRVLAAMAADDGSGSVTRPSRTAASSPAVDGTISPMVIGGTTTTISSAPWMAQLWYIDDQGTTDESDDTGFFCGGSVIAPTKILTAAHCVQGSDWAKHGVVVTGATQLPSNGDLHGGARSAVLRQWYHPSYNADTIDNDIAVLTLAAPVKATPIRMTTSTDTASYDASTAGAKAAKVYGWGRTSSTSDAVSETLKAATLPIKSDTTCAAAYGSWFIKGHMVCAGKPASGSDSGTTAICSGDSGGPLVVNGRIVGVVSWNVTDCVTKGAYSVFTKVSKYVGAVYPRVEDTNLSFDHKADLWVRKSSTKVGYELDSKGTTLAARQSWGDWDGVNLVRQTDLNRDGFQDLVYRVSATGDIYWLRYVPSTTGTGTWADPKKVFTNWKTRTRILTPGDVTGDYKADLLSVDSAGVLWIYPGKGDGSFAARVRVGGGWSQYNLLLGHGDFTGDGKADVLARNKSTGDLYLYKGTGKSGTGVFSARVKVRKNWSGYNAFDAVGDITGDGRADLVARTPGGTLYLYKGTGKATSEIFATRITVGTGFQQYDIFG; translated from the coding sequence ATGTCCGGAGGCGCCGGTCGCCTCAGACGTCGTGTCCGTGTCGTGCTGCCCGTCGCCGTGGCCGCCGCTCTGCTGACCACGTCGGCGAACGCCGCCACCGTCACGCCCGAGCCGAAGGCGCCTGCCACCGCGGTGTCCTCGCCCTCGCAGGCCGAGCTGGAGAAGCGGGTCCTCGCGGCCATGGCGGCCGACGACGGCTCCGGGTCGGTGACCCGGCCGTCTAGGACGGCGGCGAGCAGCCCGGCCGTCGACGGCACCATCTCGCCGATGGTCATCGGCGGCACGACGACCACCATCTCCTCGGCGCCCTGGATGGCCCAGCTCTGGTACATCGATGACCAGGGCACCACGGACGAGAGCGACGACACCGGCTTCTTCTGCGGCGGATCCGTCATCGCGCCGACGAAGATCCTCACCGCGGCGCACTGCGTGCAGGGCTCCGACTGGGCGAAGCACGGTGTGGTCGTGACCGGGGCCACGCAACTGCCCTCGAACGGGGACCTGCACGGCGGCGCCAGGAGCGCCGTACTGCGGCAGTGGTACCACCCGTCCTACAACGCGGACACCATCGACAACGACATCGCGGTGCTGACCCTGGCGGCCCCCGTCAAGGCCACCCCGATCCGCATGACGACGTCCACGGACACCGCCTCGTACGACGCCTCCACGGCCGGTGCGAAGGCAGCCAAGGTCTACGGCTGGGGCCGCACCAGCTCCACCAGCGACGCCGTCTCCGAGACGCTGAAGGCGGCCACGCTGCCCATCAAGTCGGACACGACCTGCGCCGCGGCCTACGGCTCCTGGTTCATCAAGGGGCACATGGTCTGCGCGGGCAAGCCCGCCAGCGGCAGCGACTCCGGTACGACCGCCATCTGCAGCGGTGACTCCGGCGGCCCGCTCGTCGTGAACGGCCGGATCGTCGGTGTCGTCTCCTGGAACGTGACGGACTGCGTCACCAAGGGCGCCTACAGCGTCTTCACGAAGGTCAGCAAGTACGTCGGCGCCGTCTATCCGCGCGTCGAGGACACCAACCTGAGCTTCGACCACAAGGCCGACCTGTGGGTGCGCAAGTCCTCCACCAAGGTCGGTTACGAGCTGGACTCCAAGGGCACCACGCTGGCCGCCCGGCAGTCCTGGGGCGACTGGGACGGGGTGAACCTCGTCCGGCAGACCGACCTCAACCGGGACGGCTTCCAGGACCTCGTGTACCGCGTCTCCGCCACTGGTGACATCTACTGGCTGCGGTACGTCCCGTCGACCACCGGGACCGGGACCTGGGCCGACCCGAAGAAGGTCTTCACGAACTGGAAGACCCGCACCCGGATCCTCACCCCCGGCGACGTCACCGGCGACTACAAGGCCGACCTGCTCTCCGTCGACTCGGCGGGCGTCCTGTGGATCTACCCCGGCAAGGGCGACGGCAGCTTCGCGGCCCGTGTACGGGTCGGCGGCGGCTGGAGCCAGTACAACCTCCTGCTCGGCCACGGTGACTTCACCGGCGACGGCAAGGCGGACGTGCTCGCCCGCAACAAGAGCACCGGCGACCTCTACCTGTACAAGGGCACAGGCAAGTCCGGCACGGGCGTCTTCTCGGCCCGGGTCAAGGTGCGCAAGAACTGGAGCGGCTACAACGCCTTCGACGCCGTCGGTGACATCACCGGCGACGGCAGGGCCGACCTGGTCGCCCGCACCCCGGGCGGCACGCTCTACCTGTACAAGGGCACCGGCAAGGCGACCAGCGAGATCTTTGCCACAAGAATCACCGTTGGTACCGGTTTCCAGCAGTACGACATCTTTGGCTGA
- a CDS encoding LCP family protein: MSAESTPPPGIPGGKGRRRKPRSKGRKGLIVTAWVAAGIVVLGGTGAGYLYFKLNGNIKSVDIDQALGSARPTKVDNGSENILVLGSDSRSGSNKQLGGGTDDGSARSDTAMIIHVYEGHKKATVVSVPRDTLIDRPECTGTDGEKHDAATDVMFNSAYTTGGAACAVKTVESMTGIRMDHYLEVDFSGFERLVDELGGVTVTTTKAIKDSDSHLNLKAGTHKLTGEQSLGLVRTRHGVGDGSDLGRIQLQQAFIKALVKQVKSVGVLTSPKKLYDLANTATKAVTTDSDLGSVNSLVSFASGLKGISPANMTMVTMPVRYDPANPNRVIVEEAKAQQIWTALENDRAIPKSATEGNATGQAKGVVTS, from the coding sequence ATGTCAGCCGAGAGCACGCCGCCACCCGGCATACCGGGCGGCAAGGGACGCCGCCGAAAGCCCCGCAGCAAGGGCCGCAAGGGGCTGATCGTCACGGCCTGGGTCGCCGCGGGGATCGTCGTGCTGGGCGGTACCGGGGCCGGCTACCTGTACTTCAAGCTCAACGGCAACATCAAGAGCGTCGACATCGACCAGGCCCTCGGCAGCGCCCGGCCCACGAAGGTCGACAACGGCTCCGAGAACATCCTCGTCCTGGGTTCGGACTCCCGCTCCGGCTCCAACAAGCAGCTCGGCGGCGGCACCGACGACGGCAGCGCCCGCTCCGACACCGCGATGATCATCCACGTGTACGAGGGCCACAAGAAGGCCACCGTGGTCTCCGTCCCGCGCGACACCCTGATCGACCGTCCCGAGTGCACCGGCACCGACGGCGAGAAGCACGACGCCGCGACGGACGTGATGTTCAACTCGGCGTACACGACCGGCGGTGCGGCCTGCGCGGTGAAGACCGTCGAGTCCATGACCGGCATCCGCATGGACCACTACCTGGAGGTCGACTTCAGCGGCTTCGAGAGGCTGGTCGACGAGCTCGGCGGGGTCACGGTCACCACGACCAAGGCCATCAAGGACAGCGACAGCCACCTGAACCTGAAGGCCGGCACCCACAAGCTCACCGGCGAGCAGTCCCTCGGTCTCGTCCGTACCCGGCACGGCGTCGGCGACGGCTCCGACCTCGGCCGTATCCAGCTCCAGCAGGCCTTCATCAAGGCACTGGTCAAGCAGGTCAAGAGCGTCGGCGTGCTGACCAGCCCCAAGAAGCTGTACGACCTCGCGAACACCGCCACCAAGGCCGTCACCACCGACTCCGACCTCGGATCGGTCAACTCCCTGGTCTCCTTCGCGAGCGGCCTCAAGGGCATCAGCCCCGCGAACATGACCATGGTCACGATGCCGGTCCGCTACGACCCGGCGAACCCGAACCGGGTGATCGTCGAGGAGGCCAAGGCCCAGCAGATCTGGACGGCCCTGGAGAACGACCGGGCGATCCCGAAGTCCGCCACCGAGGGCAACGCGACGGGCCAGGCCAAGGGCGTCGTCACGTCGTAG
- the rho gene encoding transcription termination factor Rho, which translates to MSDTTDLMGARVEETAAAPDTDASAPATGAGSRRRRGTGLDGMVLAELQQVASGLGIRGTARMRKSQLIEVIKEAQAGGGAPAKAASAPAGDAAETKPKRRATSKARTGEAAEAKAEAKAEAPAEKAVAQQQIEIPGQPAGGIAQAERSRDAGGEDAPVERRRRRATAEAGAPAGGAETIVAEAKTESRAETSAQQPQGDAGDGEGRGRRDRRDRGRDRGERQERGDRQDRGRKSDDQQGQGGQQRGQQQGSGRQDRQQRDAGPQRDNGPQRDNGPQDDDEFGDGRRGRRGRYRDRRGRRGRDEIGSAGEPQLADDDVLIPVAGILDILDNYAFIRTSGYLPGPNDVYVSLAQVRKNGLRKGDHVTGAVRQPKDGERREKFNALVRLDSANGMAAESGRGRPEFNKLTPLYPQDRLRLETDPGILTTRIIDLVAPIGKGQRGLIVAPPKTGKTMILQAIANAITVNNPECHLMVVLVDERPEEVTDMQRSVKGEVISSTFDRPAEDHTTVAELAIERAKRLVELGHDVVVLLDSITRLGRAYNLAAPASGRILSGGVDSTALYPPKRFFGAARNIEDGGSLTILATALVDTGSRMDEVIFEEFKGTGNAELKLDRKLADKRIFPAVDVDASGTRKEEILLGSDELAITWKLRRVLHALDSQQAIELLLDKMKQTKSNAEFLLQIQKTTPMPGNGD; encoded by the coding sequence GTGAGCGACACCACCGATCTGATGGGCGCACGTGTCGAGGAGACCGCTGCCGCGCCCGACACGGACGCCTCCGCGCCTGCCACCGGTGCAGGCTCCCGGCGGCGCCGCGGTACCGGCCTCGACGGCATGGTGCTGGCCGAGCTCCAGCAGGTCGCATCCGGCCTCGGCATCAGGGGCACCGCGCGTATGCGCAAGAGCCAGCTGATCGAGGTCATCAAGGAGGCACAGGCGGGAGGTGGCGCTCCGGCGAAGGCCGCGTCCGCCCCCGCCGGGGACGCCGCCGAGACCAAGCCGAAGCGCCGCGCCACCTCCAAGGCCCGTACCGGCGAGGCCGCCGAGGCGAAGGCGGAGGCCAAGGCCGAGGCGCCCGCCGAGAAGGCCGTGGCCCAGCAGCAGATCGAGATTCCCGGTCAGCCGGCCGGGGGCATCGCCCAGGCCGAGCGCAGCCGGGACGCCGGGGGCGAGGACGCTCCCGTCGAGCGCCGTCGCCGTCGTGCCACCGCCGAGGCCGGCGCCCCCGCGGGCGGCGCCGAGACGATCGTGGCCGAGGCGAAGACCGAGTCCAGGGCCGAGACGTCCGCGCAGCAGCCGCAGGGCGACGCCGGTGACGGCGAGGGCCGTGGCCGCCGCGACCGCCGTGACCGGGGCCGTGACCGCGGCGAGCGTCAGGAGCGCGGCGACCGTCAGGACCGTGGCCGCAAGAGCGACGACCAGCAGGGTCAGGGCGGCCAGCAGCGTGGCCAGCAGCAGGGTAGTGGCCGTCAGGACCGTCAGCAGCGCGACGCCGGTCCCCAGCGCGACAACGGCCCGCAGCGTGACAACGGCCCGCAGGACGACGACGAGTTCGGCGACGGTCGGCGTGGCCGCCGGGGCCGTTACCGGGACCGCCGTGGCCGTCGCGGGCGTGACGAGATCGGCAGCGCCGGTGAGCCGCAGCTCGCCGACGACGACGTTCTGATCCCCGTCGCGGGCATCCTGGACATCCTCGACAACTACGCCTTCATCCGTACGTCGGGCTACCTGCCGGGTCCCAACGACGTGTACGTCTCCCTCGCCCAGGTCCGTAAGAACGGCCTGCGCAAGGGTGACCACGTCACCGGTGCCGTCCGTCAGCCCAAGGACGGCGAGCGCCGCGAGAAGTTCAACGCGCTGGTCCGCCTCGACTCCGCGAACGGCATGGCCGCCGAATCGGGCCGTGGCCGCCCGGAGTTCAACAAGCTGACCCCGCTCTACCCGCAGGACCGCCTCCGTCTGGAGACGGACCCCGGCATCCTCACCACCCGCATCATCGACCTCGTCGCGCCGATCGGTAAGGGCCAGCGCGGTCTGATCGTGGCCCCGCCGAAGACCGGCAAGACCATGATCCTGCAGGCGATCGCCAACGCGATCACCGTCAACAACCCCGAGTGCCACCTGATGGTCGTCCTGGTCGACGAGCGTCCGGAAGAGGTCACCGACATGCAGCGGTCGGTCAAGGGCGAGGTCATCTCCTCGACCTTCGACCGTCCGGCCGAGGACCACACCACGGTCGCCGAGCTCGCCATCGAGCGCGCCAAGCGGCTGGTGGAGCTGGGCCACGACGTCGTCGTACTGCTCGACTCGATCACGCGTCTGGGCCGTGCGTACAACCTCGCTGCCCCGGCCTCCGGCCGCATCCTGTCCGGTGGTGTCGACTCGACCGCCCTGTACCCGCCGAAGCGCTTCTTCGGTGCGGCCCGCAACATCGAGGACGGCGGCTCGCTGACCATCCTCGCCACCGCTCTGGTGGACACCGGGTCCCGCATGGACGAGGTCATCTTCGAGGAGTTCAAGGGCACCGGCAACGCCGAGCTCAAGCTCGACCGCAAGCTCGCCGACAAGCGCATCTTCCCGGCGGTGGACGTCGACGCGTCCGGCACCCGTAAGGAAGAGATCCTGCTCGGCAGCGACGAGCTCGCCATCACCTGGAAGCTGCGCCGGGTGCTGCACGCGCTCGACTCCCAGCAGGCGATCGAGCTGCTGCTCGACAAAATGAAGCAGACGAAGTCGAACGCCGAGTTCCTGCTGCAGATCCAGAAGACGACGCCGATGCCGGGCAACGGCGACTGA
- the rpmE gene encoding 50S ribosomal protein L31 → MKRDIHPEYVETQVSCTCGASFTTRSTIQSGTVRAEVCSECHPFYTGKQKILDTGGRVARFEARFGKAAAKK, encoded by the coding sequence TTGAAGCGCGACATCCACCCCGAGTACGTCGAGACGCAGGTCAGCTGCACCTGTGGCGCGTCGTTCACCACCCGTAGCACGATCCAGAGCGGCACCGTCCGTGCCGAGGTCTGCTCCGAGTGCCACCCGTTCTACACGGGCAAGCAGAAGATCCTCGACACCGGTGGCCGTGTGGCCCGCTTCGAGGCCCGCTTCGGCAAGGCTGCTGCCAAGAAGTAG
- a CDS encoding L-threonylcarbamoyladenylate synthase, with protein sequence MARRYDTNDATDRTTGLREAASAVRRGELVVLPTDTVYGIGADAFSSEAVNDLLEAKGRGRNMPTPVLIGSPNTLHGLVTDFSELAWELVDAFWPGALTLVAKHQPSLQWDLGDTRGTVAVRMPLHPVAIELLTEVGPMAVSSANLSGHPSPEDCDAAQEMLGDSVSVYLDGGPTPGIVPSSIVDVTREVPLLLRAGAISADELRKVVPDLEVAN encoded by the coding sequence ATGGCTCGGCGATACGACACCAACGACGCGACCGACCGCACGACCGGTCTGCGCGAAGCCGCGTCAGCCGTCCGCCGGGGCGAGCTCGTGGTCCTCCCGACCGACACGGTGTACGGCATCGGTGCCGACGCGTTCTCCTCGGAGGCCGTGAACGACCTGCTGGAGGCCAAGGGCCGGGGCCGCAACATGCCCACCCCCGTGCTGATCGGCTCCCCGAACACCCTCCACGGTCTGGTCACCGACTTCTCCGAGCTGGCCTGGGAGCTGGTCGACGCCTTCTGGCCGGGCGCGCTCACCCTCGTCGCCAAGCACCAGCCGTCGCTGCAGTGGGACCTGGGCGACACCCGGGGCACGGTCGCCGTACGCATGCCGCTGCACCCCGTCGCCATCGAACTGCTGACCGAGGTCGGCCCCATGGCCGTGTCCTCGGCGAACCTGAGCGGCCACCCGTCGCCGGAGGACTGCGACGCCGCGCAGGAGATGCTCGGCGACTCGGTCTCCGTGTACCTCGACGGCGGCCCCACCCCCGGCATCGTGCCGTCCTCGATCGTCGACGTCACCCGCGAGGTGCCCCTGCTGCTGCGCGCGGGCGCGATCTCCGCTGACGAGCTCAGGAAGGTCGTACCCGACCTCGAGGTGGCGAATTGA